From bacterium:
GTTTTTATGAACCTTTTCTTTGGTTGGCTTTTGTTCTTTATGATATTTACCTTTGGTTCTCCCTCAATTCTGCCCATTGTGGGAGGAGTAATTAAGGGTTCTCCTGCACAAAAAGGGGGAATAATAAAAGGCGATGAAATTGTAAAAATAGAGAATACACATATTGATGAATGGAAGGATGTGGTAAAAAAGATTGCCATGAATCCAAATAAAACATATGAATTTGAGATTAAAAGAGATGGCAAGCTAATAAAGAAAAATATTACCATAGAGGCTATAGATGGAGGGATGGGCTATATTGGGATTTCCCCTTGGCTTGCCCCAAGAATAGGGGGTTTTCTTAAAGGATTTCCGGGGGAGAAATCGGCTCTTTTAAAGGGTGATTTAATAAAAGAGATAAATAAAAAGGAAATCTTTGCTTGGGAAGATGTGGTTGAGGTAATCTATAAAAATCCAGGCGTTCCTTGTTCTTTAAAGGTAGAGAGGGGAAATAAAATTTTTTCTTTAACCATTGTCCCAATACAGAAGCTAATTGGCACGCAAACCATTGGTATGATAGGGATTACACCCTCATTTTATACAACAAAAAGATACAATCCCATTATTGCATCTTGCAAGGCATCCTCTGAGGTATATGACCTTATTGTCTTAAACATTGTTGGGATATATAAAATGATAAGGGGCGATATATCACCAAAAATGGTATCAGGTCCGATTGGAATCCTTCAAATAGCTTGCAAAACAGCCCATGAGGGATTTGTCCATCTTTTACGATTTACAGCCCTAATGAGCGTCTGCCTTGTTATTGTCAATCTTCTTCCCATCCCAATAGCAGATGGTGGTCTGGTTTTATTCTTTATTATTGAGGGAATAAGGAGAAAGCCATTTTCAGAAACATTTTACGAGAGGGCAAA
This genomic window contains:
- the rseP gene encoding RIP metalloprotease RseP; this translates as MFTSIIGAIFVLSFCIFVHELGHFIAAIIAKIKVRKFSIGFGKKLLGFKRNDCEYQIALIPFGGYVKMEGESPNERTGKEGEFYSKPISARIFVVLSGVFMNLFFGWLLFFMIFTFGSPSILPIVGGVIKGSPAQKGGIIKGDEIVKIENTHIDEWKDVVKKIAMNPNKTYEFEIKRDGKLIKKNITIEAIDGGMGYIGISPWLAPRIGGFLKGFPGEKSALLKGDLIKEINKKEIFAWEDVVEVIYKNPGVPCSLKVERGNKIFSLTIVPIQKLIGTQTIGMIGITPSFYTTKRYNPIIASCKASSEVYDLIVLNIVGIYKMIRGDISPKMVSGPIGILQIACKTAHEGFVHLLRFTALMSVCLVIVNLLPIPIADGGLVLFFIIEGIRRKPFSETFYERANQVGFGIIILILFFASMNDITRIFEGFK